The following are from one region of the Candidatus Zixiibacteriota bacterium genome:
- a CDS encoding PLP-dependent aminotransferase family protein, with product MQLHWKPELPKKGGPLYLSLVRKLEEDIAQGRLAVGTRMPTQRELADELKIAIGTVTKAFTEAERRGLIYGDGRRGTFVGEIPKPRAILASMNRTLPIGIDLSKNHPAHAFDPDLAGALRQIIRSPKIQTLLQYPPASGMPEHLQAGAAWLSTVGMKVDPENLHITAGAQHAINVIIATETTPGDIIAAEEYTYPGVKAIADMLGLELVGAPMDAEGIIPEELESLCRSRGIRLLYLNPSLQNPTNIIMPTSRREKIAELAERYNFAVVEDEILAPLMVSPPSYLWQLIPERSYFVISSSKSVAAGLRLGFVVAPSAKRQKLGETLQASCLSIPPLMAEIFARWMDDGTVAKVIARRREELTSSNRLAQEILSDLKVRIHKSGYHLWLELPEGWSSMVFATESQRRGVAVSPAEIFAVGRHAPVNGVRLSVGAVSDRLLLKSGLEILVGILKGYTRQEKVTV from the coding sequence ATGCAGTTGCACTGGAAGCCGGAGTTACCGAAAAAAGGGGGACCTTTGTATCTGTCGCTGGTCAGGAAGTTGGAGGAAGATATCGCTCAGGGACGATTGGCGGTTGGAACCCGCATGCCGACCCAGCGAGAGCTTGCCGATGAATTGAAGATTGCCATCGGGACGGTCACCAAGGCATTCACGGAGGCGGAGCGGCGGGGATTAATTTATGGCGACGGGCGTCGCGGCACTTTTGTCGGCGAAATCCCCAAGCCGCGGGCAATACTGGCATCGATGAATCGTACTTTGCCGATCGGAATCGACTTAAGCAAGAATCACCCGGCTCATGCCTTTGACCCTGATTTGGCCGGGGCGCTGCGCCAGATTATTCGCTCCCCTAAGATACAGACTTTGCTCCAGTATCCGCCGGCATCCGGCATGCCGGAACATCTTCAGGCGGGAGCCGCCTGGCTGAGTACGGTGGGAATGAAAGTTGACCCGGAAAATCTTCATATCACCGCCGGAGCCCAGCATGCTATAAACGTCATTATCGCTACCGAAACCACCCCCGGAGATATCATCGCCGCTGAAGAATATACTTATCCCGGGGTGAAGGCTATTGCCGATATGCTGGGGCTGGAACTGGTCGGCGCGCCGATGGACGCCGAGGGAATAATTCCGGAAGAACTGGAGTCGCTCTGCCGGAGCCGCGGTATTCGCCTTCTTTATCTGAATCCCTCGCTGCAGAATCCAACCAATATTATCATGCCCACCTCCCGTCGGGAAAAGATAGCCGAACTTGCCGAGCGGTATAATTTTGCCGTGGTCGAAGATGAGATTCTGGCGCCGCTGATGGTGTCGCCCCCTTCATATTTATGGCAACTGATTCCGGAGCGGTCCTATTTTGTCATATCATCGTCAAAATCAGTGGCGGCGGGGCTTCGGCTCGGCTTCGTAGTGGCGCCGTCAGCGAAAAGGCAGAAACTGGGGGAGACGCTTCAGGCTTCTTGTCTGAGCATCCCGCCGTTAATGGCGGAGATTTTTGCGCGCTGGATGGATGACGGCACCGTGGCGAAAGTGATTGCCCGACGTCGCGAGGAACTGACGTCAAGCAATAGACTGGCGCAGGAGATTCTGAGCGACCTCAAAGTGCGTATTCATAAGTCGGGATACCACCTCTGGCTGGAGTTGCCGGAGGGGTGGAGCAGCATGGTATTTGCGACTGAATCACAGCGGCGCGGGGTGGCGGTTTCGCCGGCCGAGATTTTCGCGGTGGGGCGACATGCTCCCGTCAATGGCGTTCGCCTCTCGGTCGGAGCCGTCTCCGACCGCCTTCTTCTGAAAAGCGGACTGGAAATCCTGGTCGGTATTCTCAAGGGTTACACCCGCCAGGAAAAAGTTACTGTATGA
- a CDS encoding sugar transferase: MGRWHWHKVNPILYYLLRAVILVTLVLLGNRLLPLSADRDSLLTLLYLALIIQLALLIRLPSNDIVPARNRLIDSREHFKEELLFPLVFTTSFFFLGMDFPATHLGIFLALNFALQTILFLTGRKLSLQSRIMPSGTNLSGAKNILIAGAGPRGQRAAEHLLRHPELNVRIIGFVDPHRRGLWRFRDIPLLGHPDNIATVISRNHIDYVVMANEPSDFEQSRATFEIVEQMGIKICLLPDIYERNISKCRPFALNGQPVLLYHSVPENRAAILAKKILDRVGAALGIILTAPLLLVTAIAIKIDSEGPVIYRQKRTGRNGRVFDMLKFRTMTNGAERLKEQLRHLNEMSGPVFKIKNDPRVTRIGKFLRKYSIDELPQLFNVLKGDMSLVGPRPPLPREVEQYAPWQHRRLSVKPGVTCLWQVNGRNKIDFEEWMKLDLQYIDRWSLKEDIRILAKTVPTVLKGSGS, from the coding sequence ATGGGGCGATGGCATTGGCATAAGGTAAATCCAATTCTCTATTATCTCCTCAGGGCGGTAATATTGGTTACTCTGGTTTTACTCGGTAACCGACTTCTGCCCTTGTCAGCTGACCGCGATTCCCTTTTGACCCTTCTTTATCTTGCCCTGATTATCCAGCTGGCGCTTCTGATTCGCCTCCCCTCCAATGATATCGTGCCGGCGCGGAACCGTCTTATTGACAGCCGCGAACATTTCAAAGAAGAATTGCTCTTTCCGCTGGTATTCACCACCTCTTTTTTCTTTCTTGGAATGGATTTCCCCGCGACTCACCTGGGGATATTCCTGGCGCTGAATTTCGCCTTGCAAACAATTCTGTTTCTTACAGGCCGTAAACTCTCTCTCCAAAGTCGCATAATGCCGTCCGGCACCAACCTGTCGGGCGCCAAAAATATTCTGATTGCCGGAGCCGGGCCGCGCGGACAGCGCGCCGCCGAGCATCTTCTCCGGCATCCCGAACTGAATGTCAGAATCATTGGCTTTGTAGACCCTCATCGACGCGGCCTCTGGCGCTTCCGCGATATCCCGCTTCTGGGACACCCCGACAATATCGCCACCGTCATCTCCCGTAATCATATCGATTATGTCGTCATGGCCAATGAACCGTCAGATTTCGAGCAGAGCCGCGCCACTTTTGAAATCGTGGAGCAGATGGGAATCAAGATTTGTCTCCTGCCTGACATCTATGAAAGAAATATCTCCAAATGCCGTCCCTTTGCGCTCAACGGTCAGCCGGTGCTTTTGTATCATTCCGTACCGGAAAACCGCGCCGCCATACTGGCAAAAAAAATTCTCGACCGGGTCGGCGCCGCCCTGGGAATAATCCTGACCGCGCCGCTTCTCCTGGTTACCGCCATCGCCATCAAGATTGACTCCGAAGGACCGGTTATTTACCGCCAGAAGAGAACCGGCCGCAATGGGCGGGTCTTTGATATGCTCAAGTTCCGCACCATGACTAACGGGGCGGAACGGTTGAAAGAGCAGCTGCGACATCTCAACGAAATGTCCGGTCCCGTCTTCAAAATCAAAAATGACCCGCGCGTGACCCGTATCGGGAAATTCCTCCGCAAGTACTCCATCGATGAACTGCCGCAGCTATTCAATGTTCTCAAGGGAGATATGTCCCTGGTCGGTCCCCGGCCGCCGCTTCCGCGAGAGGTGGAGCAGTACGCCCCCTGGCAGCATCGACGTCTTTCCGTGAAACCGGGAGTCACCTGCCTCTGGCAGGTCAACGGAAGAAACAAAATAGACTTTGAGGAGTGGATGAAACTCGATCTGCAGTATATCGACCGCTGGTCGCTCAAAGAAGATATTCGGATTCTCGCCAAGACCGTGCCGACAGTTCTCAAAGGGAGCGGCTCCTGA
- a CDS encoding SLBB domain-containing protein → MRIVIILIALVILLVAVSWFKPAFCSDAVPDSLIKNYLDDLRPQRSGEKSYNSPEIYGASQTPTLPVQKETQPVANIKPPESDASTGAELEPFGYSLFSVPSELTAAPEIADAADYILGPGDNIVIYLWGKVEKEYNLTVDRQGKIFIPKVGEIVVWGLTLADFEAAVNRKFSSVYSDFKSSVSLGKIRSIRIYLTGEVKRPGAYTVSSLTTLFNALYLAGGPNLRGSMRNIQLIRKNEIVTTLDLYQFLLKGDSKSDIRLASGDAIFIPVSGPRVRISGAVKRPAIYELLGNETVSSLLGLAGGTAADAYLDRIMLERFSPEDEKEVIDVNLNSNSGKPVNDIALADGDRVAVFSLYDMKRNVVYIDGLVKHPGEFERTDSTTLRDLLTLGELQPKNVYYDRANLFRRYPDRREEVIPVNLNQILSGQANFLLQDLDSLHVYSIDEVKRRKYVYIDGEVKKPGEYLLYDNMNLADLVFLAGDLKKNAYQLGFEIARTDSLGRVRLEYIDLSKTKMEEVLLLEDDRVFVRQIPDWFLHRSVVIEGEVQFPGQYALLSRTETLYDVLHRAGGFTERAFPKGIIFQRESISRDLVRKNLPEIVENSQPLHADSTGQFKKVEIINLNLESMNRVIIDVDRIIETKGSKGNITLQNGDRIYVPQIPSGISVMGAVGANGTIKYEPGKKVDYYVKRAGSFTRQANKKETRLIKADGRVFAGNGTLGRKVEIGDAIVVPSDIKQDRDWLKTISGAVSIVGGVLTSIFIIDKL, encoded by the coding sequence ATGCGAATTGTCATTATTCTTATTGCGCTGGTTATCCTGCTGGTGGCCGTCAGCTGGTTCAAACCGGCGTTCTGCTCCGATGCCGTCCCCGATAGTCTAATTAAGAACTATCTCGATGACCTGCGCCCCCAGAGGAGCGGCGAAAAATCTTATAACAGCCCCGAAATCTACGGCGCCAGCCAGACCCCGACGCTTCCGGTTCAGAAAGAGACTCAACCGGTCGCTAATATTAAGCCCCCTGAATCGGATGCTTCAACCGGCGCAGAACTGGAGCCCTTTGGTTATTCGCTTTTCAGTGTCCCCTCAGAACTAACGGCAGCGCCGGAAATTGCCGATGCCGCCGATTATATTCTTGGACCCGGCGATAACATAGTCATCTACCTCTGGGGAAAAGTCGAAAAAGAATACAATCTGACCGTGGACCGTCAGGGCAAAATTTTCATCCCAAAAGTCGGCGAAATCGTTGTCTGGGGTCTTACCCTGGCTGATTTTGAAGCCGCCGTCAACCGGAAATTCTCTTCGGTATATTCCGATTTTAAATCCTCCGTATCCCTGGGGAAAATCCGCTCCATCAGGATTTATCTGACCGGCGAAGTGAAACGTCCCGGCGCATATACCGTAAGCTCTCTGACAACTCTATTCAACGCTCTTTACCTCGCCGGAGGACCGAACCTCCGCGGTTCCATGCGAAATATCCAGTTGATTCGCAAGAATGAGATTGTCACTACGTTGGACCTTTATCAGTTTCTCTTGAAGGGGGATAGCAAGAGCGATATTCGTCTCGCTTCCGGAGATGCCATCTTCATACCGGTGTCCGGACCGCGTGTCCGTATCAGCGGCGCCGTCAAGCGCCCCGCCATTTACGAACTTCTGGGGAATGAAACGGTCAGCAGTCTGCTGGGACTTGCCGGGGGAACTGCCGCCGATGCTTATCTCGACCGGATTATGCTGGAGCGTTTCTCGCCTGAGGATGAAAAGGAAGTTATCGACGTCAACCTCAATAGCAATAGCGGCAAACCGGTCAATGATATTGCCCTTGCCGACGGCGACCGGGTTGCGGTCTTCTCCCTGTACGATATGAAACGAAATGTGGTCTATATTGACGGTTTGGTGAAACATCCGGGAGAATTCGAGAGGACCGATTCCACCACCCTCCGCGACCTCTTGACCCTGGGGGAATTGCAGCCTAAGAATGTCTATTACGACCGCGCCAATCTGTTCCGGCGATATCCTGACCGCCGCGAAGAGGTAATTCCGGTCAACTTGAATCAAATCCTCTCCGGTCAGGCAAACTTTCTTCTTCAGGATCTGGACTCTCTGCATGTTTACAGTATCGACGAGGTCAAGAGAAGGAAATATGTCTATATCGACGGTGAAGTCAAAAAGCCGGGAGAATATCTCCTTTATGACAATATGAATCTTGCCGATCTGGTTTTTCTCGCCGGCGACCTGAAAAAAAATGCCTACCAACTCGGATTTGAAATCGCCCGCACCGACAGCCTGGGGCGGGTGCGCCTCGAATATATCGACCTCTCCAAGACAAAGATGGAAGAGGTTTTGCTTCTTGAAGATGACCGGGTTTTTGTTCGTCAGATTCCCGACTGGTTCTTGCATCGTTCGGTTGTGATTGAAGGCGAAGTCCAGTTTCCAGGGCAGTATGCGCTGTTGTCCCGCACGGAGACGCTTTATGACGTCCTCCATCGCGCCGGCGGATTCACCGAGCGGGCTTTTCCCAAAGGGATAATTTTCCAGCGGGAGAGCATTTCCCGGGACCTGGTGCGGAAGAATCTTCCGGAAATAGTGGAAAATTCGCAGCCTCTCCATGCCGATTCTACCGGTCAATTCAAGAAAGTCGAAATCATCAACCTGAATTTGGAGAGCATGAACAGGGTGATTATTGATGTGGATAGAATCATCGAGACAAAAGGCTCCAAGGGAAATATCACACTTCAGAACGGAGACCGGATTTATGTGCCGCAGATACCGAGCGGGATTTCGGTGATGGGTGCAGTCGGCGCCAACGGCACCATCAAATATGAACCGGGGAAAAAGGTTGATTACTATGTCAAGCGTGCCGGAAGTTTCACCCGGCAGGCGAACAAGAAAGAGACCCGTCTGATAAAAGCCGACGGCCGGGTGTTTGCCGGAAACGGCACTCTCGGTCGCAAGGTTGAAATCGGCGATGCCATCGTGGTTCCCTCCGACATCAAGCAGGACCGCGACTGGCTCAAGACCATCTCTGGCGCCGTTTCTATCGTCGGCGGCGTCCTGACTTCAATTTTTATCATCGACAAATTATGA
- a CDS encoding PLP-dependent aminotransferase family protein, protein MADIQFSTMAKSLYRSEIRELLKLTRQPDTISFGGGLPDPAIFPYQAVEEASLKVIREKGRLALQYSPTEGEPFLKKQLIDYMERQGESVRAENMVVAASSQQGLDLLAKIFIDPGDPIIVEKPTYIGAIQAFRAFRADFQGVEMDFDGVIPDELEKTVLRLLEAGRKPKFVYLIPDFQNPSGITLSYERRVRILELASKYDLIIIEDTPYRELRFQGENIPSLFSLDKEERVIMMKTFSKIFSPGFRIGWIMGPSLAIDKLVMAKQGTDLCTSAYISFLAAYLLEARQVDRQVVLSRGLYKVKRSIMLSALERFMPPDEGISWSKPEGGMFLWLELPEYIDTLELLKEAVENKVAFVIGKGFFTDGSGGNAMRLNFSFPTEKQIVEGIERIAQLVSKRLRVPVMR, encoded by the coding sequence ATGGCTGACATACAATTTTCCACTATGGCTAAGAGTCTTTATCGCTCGGAAATACGAGAGTTATTGAAACTGACCCGGCAGCCTGACACAATCTCTTTCGGCGGGGGGCTACCCGACCCGGCGATCTTCCCATACCAGGCGGTCGAAGAGGCATCTCTTAAAGTCATTCGGGAGAAAGGGCGGCTGGCGCTTCAGTATTCGCCGACCGAGGGGGAACCGTTTCTCAAAAAGCAGTTGATTGACTATATGGAGCGGCAGGGCGAAAGCGTAAGAGCAGAGAATATGGTAGTAGCGGCATCCTCGCAACAGGGATTAGACCTTCTCGCCAAAATTTTCATCGACCCGGGCGACCCTATCATAGTTGAGAAGCCGACCTATATCGGGGCGATACAGGCTTTCCGCGCTTTTCGCGCCGATTTTCAGGGTGTCGAGATGGACTTTGACGGCGTCATTCCCGATGAACTTGAAAAGACTGTCCTTCGTCTGCTTGAAGCCGGGCGTAAACCTAAATTTGTGTACCTTATCCCCGACTTTCAAAATCCTTCGGGAATAACCCTGTCTTACGAGCGAAGAGTCCGCATCCTGGAGCTGGCGTCGAAATACGACCTCATCATTATTGAAGATACTCCGTACCGTGAGTTGCGGTTCCAGGGAGAGAATATCCCGTCGCTCTTTTCATTGGATAAAGAGGAGCGGGTGATAATGATGAAAACTTTCTCCAAGATATTCTCCCCCGGTTTCAGAATCGGCTGGATTATGGGACCGAGCCTGGCAATTGACAAACTGGTCATGGCAAAGCAGGGGACCGACCTTTGTACATCGGCATATATCTCTTTCCTTGCCGCCTATCTTCTGGAAGCGCGCCAGGTGGACCGTCAGGTAGTACTCAGTCGGGGGCTTTATAAGGTGAAACGTTCAATAATGCTCTCCGCGCTGGAGCGGTTCATGCCGCCCGATGAGGGTATCTCCTGGTCAAAGCCGGAAGGAGGGATGTTCCTCTGGTTGGAACTCCCGGAGTATATCGACACCCTGGAACTTCTTAAAGAAGCGGTTGAGAACAAAGTCGCCTTTGTGATAGGGAAAGGATTTTTCACCGACGGCTCCGGCGGCAACGCCATGCGGCTCAATTTCTCTTTTCCTACCGAGAAACAGATAGTTGAGGGGATAGAACGAATTGCCCAACTGGTTTCGAAACGTCTCCGGGTGCCGGTGATGCGGTAA
- a CDS encoding aminotransferase class I/II-fold pyridoxal phosphate-dependent enzyme, whose amino-acid sequence MKPDDKTRKENTAVKSSAQRRGRQYGSPEIIHHPSTRVRQALLEYRERLDTRREAVATGEDLLAALSRFTGLPRKCLLTFGDISLAFEAILKRYARPGSVILAAGPAGDRFRLAAESCNINLYSHYGVSPFTADPEGLVEKVTDNTDFLYIQNPARPTGALYNLDELEYILERLDDTIMILDESYIEYSGLTATALLQKFNNLIIVRTLSEAFNLVGLACSYILATPLRIDEVSVQKPERAPYIMAEIAAAAVLNDFEFLQNRVERINENLVYLSVRLRRLGVSCRITPADLLLMRVIDSPSVLSTLRKAGIFAFDFGYLPQMENYIGLAVTEDTAVGKIAETFELMPCEFYRSQTVSNGKITFHRGAEEKASVSNIVDTK is encoded by the coding sequence ATGAAGCCTGACGATAAAACCAGAAAAGAGAATACCGCCGTGAAGAGCTCGGCGCAAAGAAGGGGTCGCCAATACGGCTCCCCCGAGATCATTCACCATCCGTCAACCCGAGTCCGTCAGGCGCTTCTCGAGTACAGAGAGCGCCTCGACACCAGGCGAGAGGCCGTCGCCACCGGCGAAGACCTTCTGGCGGCGCTGAGCCGGTTTACCGGTCTTCCCCGAAAATGCCTGTTGACCTTCGGGGATATTTCTTTGGCTTTCGAAGCGATTCTGAAACGTTACGCCCGTCCCGGTAGTGTCATCCTCGCCGCCGGTCCGGCCGGCGACCGGTTCCGCCTGGCGGCAGAATCCTGCAATATCAATCTCTACTCTCATTACGGAGTTTCCCCTTTCACCGCCGACCCTGAAGGGCTGGTGGAAAAAGTGACCGACAACACCGATTTTCTCTACATCCAGAATCCGGCACGTCCGACGGGAGCTCTATACAATCTTGACGAACTTGAATATATCCTCGAGCGTCTCGATGACACCATCATGATACTCGATGAATCTTATATCGAATATTCGGGGCTGACCGCCACCGCCCTTCTTCAGAAATTCAATAACCTGATTATTGTGCGGACTCTGTCCGAAGCATTCAATCTGGTCGGTCTTGCCTGCAGCTATATTCTGGCAACACCTTTGCGCATTGATGAAGTCAGCGTGCAAAAACCGGAGCGGGCTCCTTATATCATGGCCGAGATTGCCGCGGCCGCTGTCCTCAATGATTTTGAATTTCTGCAGAACCGGGTGGAGCGAATCAACGAGAATCTGGTTTATCTCTCGGTGCGGCTGAGACGTCTTGGCGTCTCCTGCCGGATTACACCCGCCGACCTCCTTTTGATGCGGGTTATCGATAGCCCCTCGGTTCTTTCTACCCTGCGCAAAGCCGGGATTTTTGCCTTCGATTTCGGCTATCTGCCGCAGATGGAAAACTACATCGGGCTGGCCGTCACCGAGGATACCGCCGTCGGGAAAATTGCCGAGACCTTCGAATTGATGCCGTGCGAGTTCTACCGCAGCCAAACGGTATCCAACGGAAAAATCACGTTTCACCGCGGCGCCGAAGAAAAAGCATCAGTCAGCAATATCGTGGATACCAAGTAG
- a CDS encoding PHP-associated domain-containing protein yields MMRMDLHIHTEHSFDCESSIAAIVRKSEEDGLDLIAICDHETLSAVTLARDYSERVQVIAASEINTEQGIHIVGLFLKDEIHSRHLLDVIDEIHSQKGLALLPHPFRKGKGLLYLKEESRGDITEITAEALSKIDLIELATPRCRPEEIIRTHEFLKTHSDIPQVAASDAHTLDEIGRAYLELDIEKTENEKELKAALLTAPRLLRFEIYRDEGTWEAPVSRQQNIKSDLIRRTGQLISEPIRKTVGNIYRKSSELISRKKETGKKTTL; encoded by the coding sequence ATGATGAGAATGGACCTTCATATTCATACCGAACACTCTTTTGACTGCGAGTCATCCATTGCGGCGATTGTCCGGAAATCAGAAGAAGACGGTCTCGACCTTATCGCCATCTGCGACCATGAGACTCTCTCAGCGGTGACCCTGGCGCGGGACTATTCCGAGCGGGTACAGGTAATCGCGGCATCGGAGATTAATACCGAGCAGGGGATTCATATTGTAGGCCTGTTCTTAAAAGATGAAATCCACTCCCGTCATCTTCTCGACGTTATCGACGAAATCCATTCCCAGAAAGGGCTCGCCCTTCTGCCCCACCCCTTCCGCAAAGGAAAGGGGTTGCTTTATTTGAAAGAAGAGAGCCGGGGGGATATAACCGAAATTACTGCGGAAGCCCTTTCGAAAATAGATTTGATTGAACTTGCCACCCCGCGGTGCCGTCCGGAGGAGATTATCCGCACCCACGAGTTCCTCAAAACACACTCCGACATTCCGCAAGTGGCGGCAAGCGATGCCCATACTCTCGATGAAATAGGCCGGGCATATCTGGAACTCGATATCGAGAAGACTGAGAACGAAAAGGAACTAAAAGCGGCGCTTCTGACCGCCCCGCGTCTGCTCCGTTTTGAAATCTATCGTGATGAGGGGACCTGGGAAGCGCCGGTCTCCCGTCAGCAAAATATTAAATCCGACCTTATCCGCAGAACCGGACAGCTCATATCGGAGCCGATTCGGAAGACGGTCGGAAATATCTATCGCAAGTCATCGGAATTGATATCGCGCAAAAAAGAAACAGGAAAGAAGACAACGTTATGA